TTACTTACAGTCCTTAATGTACATTTAAATTATCAATCATCATAGGAACGATACTCGATTAATCAaatacttaaacttgacaatagtgcgcttgcgagcaaaaAATACGCGGCAGATTAACTCAAAATTATATTGACCCAACTTGTTTAAGTATAAGCGACCCAACAATTTCTTCTTTAAAATTGTGTTTACTCTGTGTGATTAATATGAGATAACGTATAAGATCATTAATCCTGGTTCATTCAGTgtttaattacaaaaataaaaaaatgtcttAAACTCAAAGACTAGTTAACAATTGGATTTTGACATGATTTTTAATCCTTAATTTAAGTAAGGATAAATAAATCAATGGTTTATATAAATGGAAATATAACtagaaaatttataataaaacatTCATATATTTTCTCGAAATATAACTAggaaatttataataaaacatTCATATATTTTCTCTTCTATCATAGTTAaatgaaaaaaaacaaaaacttatgtgagacggtcttacggggtcgtattttgtgagacggatctcttatttgggtcatcgatgaaaaaatattactttttttgctaaaaatattaatttttattgtaaatatcggtaggatgtaaagattcgtgagatcatctcacaaaagaccATGTAAGCTGTTAGAtgctaaaaataataaaatttaatttatataataaatttctattaacaaaatgaattttaccaaaacaaattcaaacttaaagataatttataattttaatatgataATTTGTTTTCTAACATGATATTATTATCCTCAAGTTTATATGGCAATGGATATGTTAATTTAcccatatatattatatatatatatatatatatataaacctaATCAAAACGTGTTTTCAGATAAGTTTCTTCATCAAACACGATTTAAACATGTTTTTATGTGTTTGAATATAGGTCCGAATAATTTGTGAATCATTTAGTTAAATCTACCTTTCAATCGATTTTTTAGCCAGCTAGACAGAATGGACCATGAACATATCCAAGTCACGTTTCGAGTGTTTGTCGAGTTACTCTTACTCATGCAAAATCCATGCGTATACATGTCAGTAGTCGACGATAACAATTAATTTTGTTCGAAATATGATGTTTAAATTGTTGTATTGATTAAAAAATCAAAGTCGGACCAATCATATATATCAACTATCTCTATTAGCAAATGGATTGGAAGACAATAACTGATACGttcgtatgaaaatatttaaaatgcaaTGTTAACGAAAGATttaattcaattattttgggtcaaaaacttatatgagacggtctcatgtgtcgtattttgtgagacagttctcttatttgggtcatccatgaaaaaatattactttttatgctaagattattacttattactgtgaatatcgatagggttgacatgtctcacagataaaggttcgtgagaccatctcacaagagatctactctaaaATGAGAGCACGAAGGGCCCTACTCTAATTTGTGAGTCATTGaatataattaaatgttgtGAATATAATTAAATGTTGGTACAGACATCACATGATTTAAACCatgtcaaaaacttgtgtgagacggtctcacgggtcgtattttgtgagacgaatatcttatttgggtcattcatgaaaaaatattatttttttatactaagagtattactttttattgtaaatatcgataggattgacccgtatcacagataaagattcgtacgATCGTTTTACAAAAACCTACTCTTATTTTAGTATTGGTGTGAGAGACCAATTACATCATGGACCAACCTAGGACCATGGTTTAGTTTAGGACAAAAGGTGTGCATTTGTTGCAAGACAAAAAGTTTCAATGTTACAAATGAACGTGGCCACATATTCACAAGACGAAATTCAAGGCAACACATCACCGTGTTCTTTGGCAAAATATCATCCATCAACGTGTAAATCAAGATTCAGGATTTATCTATAGTTTTTGTGAAGTGAAAATTCTGACTTTATTTTTAGAGTAGTTTATTGTGacatggtctcacgaatctttatctgtgagacgggtcaaccctatcgatattcacaataaaaataatactcttagcataaaaaataatattttttcatggataacccaaataagatattcgtctcataaaatacgacttgtgatactgtctcacacaaggattttttttatatagataATATTTTGGTCATATACAAGGATGATAATTTTCCGATGGATCCGAGATTCGTGGGAAAACCGCAAAACAGGGACGGAgatattcaaattttttgagttcggaaattttttaaaatctctAAAATAGTTCGGGATGGATATGAGTATGCTATCATCATCTTCGAACACGTctcgaaaataatattaataagatattattattattgatattaatattaatattataaataataacaatagaTAACAATAAGTTTGGTTCGGAGAATCACTGAACTCGCCTCCGTCCTGTcccattaatatttttgaaacagtGATACAGACGGAGATAGAGATTTGATCCATGTGTTTTCAAAAGGGGGGATCGGGCAGAGATGAAATTCGAGGACGGGAGTGACAAACCCGCTTCGTCTTGTcccattaatatttttgaaacattGATGGGAGCAGGTATGAATATTTGACCCTCACGGTTACAAAAGTAAGGACTTGATGGGATGGAATTCGGGGACGGAGATGAGGATGACTAACCCGTCCCGCCCCGTTGTCAGTCATCCCGAGTGATAAAtggaatttcaaaaaaattcatgtGAGATTGTCTTATGACATagttttgtgagacagatttccAATCcgatgaaaaattattactttttatgttaaaagtattacttcTATTTGAAAACATGGACCCAATCAATCCTTCTATTTGAAAATATGGATCGggttaattaaaaaattcaaacgACATTATATGCATAATAATAAGATCCAAGCTTAGATGTACAGTTACATTAACAGACACTTGTGTTGACATTTTTCTCTTTTCAAAGATAATAATGCTATAAAAAATATCTAATTAGATTAAAtgacaatttttttaatttattatataaaaaatatctaATTAGATTAAATGATGTAAATTTTtctaataaaattaattttatttcctCTTCATTTTATAGCAACCTAAAGATTCAAAGTTAGGCACATATAACTCTGGAACAAACATAAGTCAATGCCATTAACTGTTACAAATAGACatttaacaattacataataAGCTGACTAAAATAGTAGAGGAAGAAATTAAAAACCTATATCCATAATTTGATTGTAGTTATAATAGGTATATTAgaataagttttaaaaatcttcCACCTTGTATACCAATGACTCATCTTATTagacaaaaatattaaaactacGACAAGATTTCGACTCAATTATAATATCTTTTGAGACAAATCTCAAATTTAAGACAAGATTTCGATTTGTTCCGTGCAAATGTTTGCACTAGTTAAGATCTTTCTGTGAGTCAAAAATTGACATATGTCAAGATCTGGACCCGTACACACACGGATAATGTCAGAAACCAAGATTTCGCCTCAATTATAACAATTACAATTTGTTCTTTGATGGGCAATTGCTTGCTCGAGTGCAGATCGTTTTGTGAGTCAAAAATTGATCTATACCAAGATATACACTCGTGCGTGTACGAATAACGTCGACCAAACCGAAATTTCAACTCAATTATAAAAAAATCGATTTCGACTATTAAAAAGAAAACGCATAGGGTCGTATTCAATGACATAAAGAGGTGTTTGAGACAACAACTTTTGCAATAATTATCTaattatgattaaatttttaagGAATAAAATGTATTGCTGTATTATAATAAAGAGAGAGTTTGTTATGAgacgatatttacaataaaaataatattttttcatattttttataaatatccaaataagatatccgtctcactaAAATATGACTCATGAGATCATCTCACTCAAATTTTTATCTATAATAAAAGTGTCGTAAAAATATCactttttaataaagttaaggtcgtaaaattatattattttgttggATAGTAATTTCAATTAAATAACAAATAACTTCCATTTTctaaaatttcattttatattaataataataataacataaaataaatattctaaaCAACACAAATTTTACTATTAACACTTGCCCTACTACAAGGCTACCGTTTTACTATTTCTTCGCACGTGCACAGTCATAGACCACGGGTCTCCTGTGCCACCTGCGACGACTCCGCCCTCAGCTCCCCACTAAAACGGCTTCCTCAGGTAAGGGAACATCTCCGCCGGCGGCTCCGATTGGTAGAAGCCGTGGAACTGCGTGCCGAGAAGGTCCATCGGCGCCGTCGCGTCGAGGTAATTGAATTGGAAGTCGAGGGTCGACCTCTCCCACTCGCTCAGCTTTGGCGCGCTCTCCACCTCCGCCGCGCTGGCGAACTCAGGCGAGAGCACGTGGCCGGAGCCGCTCGAGTCTGGGTTCAGACGAGGGATGGAGTCGGATACGTCCAGGGACATGAAGTCGTCGTACACCGCCGGGGAGCATTCGGCGAGCGACGTCACGATGACGGGCTTGATATCCTCCTCTGGCGTCATTGCGTGCGTCATCTCCCTGGCGATGACGTGAGGCGCGTGCTTCTCGATCGTGCCCTTCTTGTTGTATATGCGGCACAGCACCCAGTCATCCAGCTGGAAAAGAAACAAACCACCAGCCGTCAGATTCATTCTTTAATCAATCCAAACCGTTGAAAAACCAACGGCAATCAGTATACAACGAGGAAATTCATACAGTACAAAAGGTGCACTGAACCCACCCTCAAGCTGTTGTTCTTCTTGCGAGCGGATCGGTCCACGTCGGCGAGACGGTACTCGTGCATGATCCAATTGGTCTTCTCGCCTCTGGGAGCCTTCCCGGAGTAGAACACCAACGCCTTCTTGATCCCCATCGGCTTCGGGTTTCCGATGGGCTTATCAGCTCCGGTAGCCTTCCAGTATCCACTCCCCGCCGCACGATTAGGCCTCGAGCCATTCGGATACTTCCGGTCCCGCGGAGAGAAGAAGTACCACTCTTTCTCACCGTACAGAGCCAATCCTGCTCGCAACAACAAATTAACAAACTCAGATTCTAAACCAATTGAATGGagttgaattgaaagaactcgAGATGAAATTTACCTGGAAGCTCCCACGGGTTGTACTTGTACAGGTCGATCTCGGCGATAATCGGCACAGAAATCTTCTGTGAAGCGCATTTCCGGCACAAATAATGCACCACCAGCTCATCGTCGGTGGGGTGGAACCTGAATCCTGGGGGCAGCTGCATCTGCAAATCGGCGGCCGCCATCtctgatataaaaaaataacagTCAATTGAGACCTATAAATTCGAAGTTGGGAGAGAGGAAGGGGGTTTCGTGAAACTTAGTTCGCAAGGGGGAGAGGGTATATATAAGGGGGATGGGAAGGACACGTGGCGGGGGTGGCGGCGGTTCTAGAAGACACGTGGGCGATAAGGTTGCCAGGGACACGTGGCAGGTTATGGAGAGGGTTGGGGTGATGTCACTGCTTGCGTCATCCGTTTTGGAGGGACTCGCTACGTGTTCGTTTTGGTTGGGTGTGAGTGAGGGAACGTTCGG
This window of the Primulina tabacum isolate GXHZ01 chromosome 12, ASM2559414v2, whole genome shotgun sequence genome carries:
- the LOC142521061 gene encoding NAC domain-containing protein 2-like, with amino-acid sequence MAAADLQMQLPPGFRFHPTDDELVVHYLCRKCASQKISVPIIAEIDLYKYNPWELPGLALYGEKEWYFFSPRDRKYPNGSRPNRAAGSGYWKATGADKPIGNPKPMGIKKALVFYSGKAPRGEKTNWIMHEYRLADVDRSARKKNNSLRLDDWVLCRIYNKKGTIEKHAPHVIAREMTHAMTPEEDIKPVIVTSLAECSPAVYDDFMSLDVSDSIPRLNPDSSGSGHVLSPEFASAAEVESAPKLSEWERSTLDFQFNYLDATAPMDLLGTQFHGFYQSEPPAEMFPYLRKPF